The DNA sequence TAGGGTAcataggcacttgtatgagacatgagtcgacacttgatagagaataacaaaaccctattctttcttaaggagtcagCATACAAGCTCAGTTACCACCATACATAACCTTCGTCCGCCCTCAAACACCATCCTTGTTCTTTGTTCCGGCCAACGACCTCCAAATCACTGTTATACAAAATCTccctataacatttggcgctagaaggaggggcccCTCAGTTTCATCTTAGGGAGAAGAGATGACCAAAGAAGGCAAGCAAGTGGTGACACCAGGAAACGGGAGCAAGGAAAAGAACCAAAACGGGGTCGAGCACACGCCCCCGGAGAATCAGGGGCCACCGCCACCAATCGCAACCGTGGACGGGCAGGCGGTCATGACATATCTTGAAGGACTGGCCGATCAGATGAATAAGATCAACGTCCGAATGTCCAGGGTAGAGAAAAGCTCGGTCCGCAACGTCAAGCGCAGGGCTCGCCACCTCATGGTCTCTCAACGTAGCTGGAAGGGCAAGGGTCCTCAAAAAAGGCTGATTTACGAGTTTGATGATGCGGCAACCGAGACCAAGCAGAAGAAAGAAGCATCACTAGAAGAGGAAGACATACTCCAAGATCAGGATGAGCGGGGCAGCCAGATCTCTTAGAGAGCGGTGCAGAAGCCAGCTTTGTCCGAGGCAAGGTCGACTAGTGTGCTAGACCATGTGGGTAAGAAGCTAAGTGAGCACGACCTCAGGCTCAAGTTAGAGAATTGCAagaaagagagagaagagaagGAGCCCAAAGATCAGAGAACCCCAAAAAAAGGGCGTGCATCGACCCCTCCAAAATGACGTCAGCGCATCCCGCCCAGGAGGGAGGAGCGACGTAGGCGCAAAGACAATCATGAAGGGGAGTCACAAGTGCGAGATGGAGGGTGGGGTGCCATGAGCGACCTCAGGGCTCTCACCACTCGAGTAATGCGAATGGCGACATGAAATGAGAAATTGTTAGAGTGGGAGACCACATGGAGCGGGAGAAGAGGGGACCTCCAACCTCGACGCCCCTTCTTCGTTCATAGCTACTATTCGAAGATCCCTTTTACCTAGAGTATTCAGGCACAACCCTGATCTTTTATTCAATGGCGAAGCCGACCTGGCGGAATATTTTATACAGTTTAACACTGAGATGGAAGTCTATCAGGTGTCGGAGCCGACCCGCTGCAGGCTCTTTGCAGCGTCACTCCGAGGGagtgcccaacaatggttctccaagttAGGGCCGACTAGCATAAGGACTTGGAGGCAGTTGGAAGACCTATTCTTCAGGCAACTTCAGTCCACCCTCCACTACTCACCTCCCGTGGCTACGCTAGCCAACATCAAGCAAAGGGAGGGGGAGCCCCCGGTGGAGTACTTTCGCCGATTCAATACCGAAGTTCCCAAGGTGAGAGGCGCCAGTGAGGAGACCATCAAAAACTTCTTGATTGCAGGATTGAAAGAAGGGTCAAAATTTTGGAAAAGCCTCTAGGCTAGCGAGCCGAGAACCTTGGCTGATTTCTACGAGCAAGCTGAACCCTTTAAGAGGGTGGAGAAATCGATGAGGGAGCTGAAAATCAGCGAGAACTATCGAGACAAGAGGGGCCGTTCCTCGAGCCCTGACAAGAGGAGGAAGACATATCGGCGTAGTTCGAGCCCAAAAAAGTCTGTCTGGGGCAAAGAGACCGCCAAAGATTCGGGAAGACCCTATACAAGAAAATGGCAAACACACACCCCCTCTGGTAGCCTCCATCGACCATATATATGCTACCTATGCTGGGAAAGGGGTGTTCAGGAAAGCAGCCCCTCTCACAGACTATAACAAGAGGGATGCTTCGAAGTATTGTGTATACCATGAGGCCACGGGGAATGACACAACTGATTGCAgacaattgaaggatgaaatcGAGACGTTGATAAGACAAAGGAAGCTTACATAGTGGGTTGTCAAAGAGGTTCAAAAATATAGGACTGATTATCATATCGTTCCTCCTCCACCCCCAGAAGACAAAGAGAGGGTACCCCGGGCCGGCAGCATTCGtattattctaggcgggtctcaTATTGGCGGAGACAGCCGGAAGGCGATGGAGAGATTTTCCCTGGAAACAAAGGATAAGCCCCTCACCAACGTCAACCATCCGAGCCAAAGGCCCCCAGAGCTCTTTGAAAAGGAGACTGATGACATCGTGTTTGGGAAAACGATGCCAAATGGGTGCATTACCCTCATACCGATGCCCTGAtcataaaaatgaagattggAACGGTGAATGTTCATCGAGCAATGATGGATACCGGGAGCTCGGCTGATGTTTTGACTTATGATGCCTACAAGAAGCTAGGATTTCTGGATAAAGGATTAACCTCGACAGGTGGACACCTGTACGGGTTCACGGGAAACTCAATCGGAGTAAAAGGGACGATTTGGCTCCCAGTGACCTTAGGAGAAGAGCCTTATATGGCCACCCTGATCGCTATGTTTACAGTTGTAGATCAAGCTTGTGCCTACAATGTTATAGTGGGCAGGCCTCTTATGAGGGCAATGGGGATGGTGACCTCAATCCATCACATGACCGTAAAATTCCCAACCCCCACGGGGGTAGGCTTCCTGAAGAGCTGCCAATACGAATCAACGGTCTGTTACAACCATGCACTCAGGGCAGTAGAGTTAGAAAATGCATCGAAGGAGACGGTCAAACCAGGTGAAGGTGATGTCCTCATGGAAGAGGCAGAAGGCAGGAAGAGAGTACGTGCTGAGGGACACGAGACTTGTAACATGATTTCAATCGAGGAATTGCCCGAGAACTATTTCGAACATATGGGGATTTAGGTGGAACTGTGCCCAGGGGCCCTACTGATGGAAGCCTCTCGGACCATTATGTTGGTACATGAGGGAATTGTAGAAGAGGCAACTGATGAAGAAGAGAGTCCAGAATAAATCGCTGCAAGACTCAGGAAAGGGAAGCGGACACGTAAagaaacaacaacaaccatggatCTGCCTAGCGGAATTACTCGCACAGTTACCACGACCTCTGAACACTTGATAAATCCGGCCCGAGCTCACCATCTCGAGCTCGGgaactgataagtggcattttataccacttagaacgtcttaaaatggcttaaattggtgtcttgaaatcaagtattttgtgtatttgatgcgtttttctagtgtttatgcatttcagggtattagttgcatttcggaggaggaatcatcaagaataagccttggcatgtgttcaccattgcgagaggaaaagaacgggcagattacggcgaaaaAATGGAAcaaacatggaatttttccagaagggtcctgcgcgcccgcgcagcaatgctgagcggccgcgcagcagccttgcgcacccgcgcagaaatgctgagcggccgcgcagggtcggggaaaaagatatattattttagacttctacttctgtttggcttccaacttctatgtaatctgagttttatgggactattatataagtagatttgagacgttttcatagagtattaggaaggagattatgttttagattgtgttttgcaagaagcgaaggagataaggaagaagaccgatttagcacacagcaacgaagaagaagcatatattcttgtgattcttgtttcgttgtaatgttggatgctagttttcttgctttgacttatttgctcttgtgacgtactctgttttaatataatcagtttagttattattttcttgtgtttgtttatcatgatttcatatgaacccatgatggcgataagttctattatgggctaatcgtgatcatggggttgcaacggatttattatggaattctttagttaattgtttaatactttagtatgtgatgattgcatgatatctagtattggttgtgcgtattcgtcttatgtgcgtcgcgaacatataagatagggtgttaatctcttgtgaagcgacggtggatcttgagatttagaacttgccatgctagcataggttcatgtacgttgtgcatgattagtgggtaactctaacagttttatttgccctatgtaatcaaaaatgaataacttgtgcttaaatcattgtgttgtcaatttctgtagacatataggaactcaacataattgatgactattcaacttctatcttaattgtggatgtttggtagaatggtattagtacaatgaaagttggcttttatcagtttcgtgttattcgattaatatcatcactgtcacatgctaaaggtaataacaatgactatagaaggaagtaataatgaagttgtgatctcatgagtgttttattattgataaattgaagtgttatttaagtggttaattaagtagttaattatagttaatatttaatcaacaattttaagtgttattatcttaacattgagaagtagtcatacattggtgagtgagttaaattagacaataaattagtctgagtctctgagggaacgaactagaaagtattctatattacttgcgaacgcgtatacttgcgtgaatattagtgcgtgatttcgccctaacaagtttttggcgccgctaccggggactcggcgtatttgtttagtttatgtacttaccatcattggtcattaggactcagtgattaggacgttgtgtttcaggtactttagcaaacgtttatgcaaactcgttctcgtgctcgcaagaggaccttagatacagctgatgagaaagacgaagttcttgatacaccggagaagttagattttgaggattcggattcaggaactgagcagaaagaactagtaaacatgggagatcgtattgttcaagctgatccagctcttatggatttttctcggcctaaaattgatgacattcagtcaagctgatccagctcttatggatttttctcggcctaaaattgatgacattcagtcaagcatccttcatccggctattcaagctaacacctttgaaatcaagccgggcactattcagatggtgcagaattctgtttcttttggaggagcggcaactgaagaccccaacatgcacataaggaattttgtcgagatctgcagcacttttaagtataatggcgtgactgatgaggctatcaagttgaggctcttcccattctcactgagggataaggctaaagactggttacattctgaaccagctgggtccatcactacgtggcaagatcttgcgcaaaagtttctggtgaagttttatccaatggcaaagactgctgctatgaggagtgctcttactcagtttgcgcagcaacctacagaatctatgtgcgaggcttgggaacgctacaaggaaatgttgagaaaatgtccacatcatggaatgccggattggatggtaatcactggtttttataatggtttgggggcccaatctcggcccatactcgatgtagcagctggaggcgccttatgggctaaaagctatactgaggcgtataatcttatcgagacgatggctgcaaatgagcatcaaaacccaactcagaggatgacgtcaggcaaggtagcaggtattctggaagttgatgcagccaccgctattgcagcccagctccaagcgctatcaatgaaggttgattctttggctacgtatggagttaatcaaatagctatggtttgtgaactttgtgcaggttctcatgctacggatcagtgttctcttgtcaacgaatctgttcagtatgtgaataattatcagcgacaacagcagcctgtgccagcgacctatcatcctaacaacagaaatcatccaaatttcagctgggggaataatcagaatgctattcagccaccatatcagcaaggagtgagtaaacagtttaacccacctggattccagcaaccacagcagtatgctacaaggcaatcatatcctcaacagggaagtgcagctgcacctactagtgctgattttgaggaacttaagctgttgtgcaagagtcaggcggtttctatcaagaccttggaaaattaaatcggtcaattagccaatgcagtgctcaatcgtcaacctggcactcttcccagtgacacggaagtaccaggaaggaaggaagctaaagagcaagtcaaggctattaccttaaggtctggaaaagtagctgatgctgaaaaggcaaaagaagtcgaagctgaagttagagatgaagaatttaagcaaaaggagaaagcggcggaaccaaggaagactattgttgaacacactctgcctgaggctaatacaggggagaaacagctctatcctccaccaccttttcctaagagattgcagcaacaaaagctggatagacagttcgggaagtttctggaggtgttcaagaaacttcacatcaatatacctttcgctgaggctctgaaacaaatgcctagttatgcgaagtttatgaagactattctttcaaggaaggtgaaactggatgaccttgaaactgttgctctcacggaagaatgcagcgctgttctgcagcaaaagttaccaccaaaactgaaagatccaggaagcttcaccattccttgcaccattggcaatctaacttttgacaagtgcctttgtgatttgggagcaagcattaatctgatgccgttgtcgatctttaaaaagctggatctgcctgatccaaaacccacatacatgtcgctacaattggtggaccgttccattacttacccaaggggcatagttgaggatgtgctcgtcaaggtggataagctcttctttcctgcagactttgttattctggattttgaggaagataagaagattcccataatcttggggaggcctttcttggctactggccgtaccttgatagatgtgcaaaaaggggaacttattatgcgggtccaagatcaggatgtgaccttcaacgtattcaaggcaatgaaattccctacagaagatgaggagtgcttaaaagtggatgtgattgattctgcggttacttcggaactcgatcacatgctaatgtctgatgcattggaaaaggccttagtgggggattttgacagcgatgatgaagatagcaacgagcaattacaatatctgaatgcttctccatggaagcgaaagctcgacataccatttgaatctcttggtacttctgaccttaagaatgctgaagggaagtTCAAACCATCAATAAAGGAAAcacctaccttagagctcaaaccattacatgaacacttgaggtatgcttttttaggtgattcatctacattacctgttattatttcagctgacctttcaggtagtgaggaagataagctcttaaggattttgagagaattcaaatcggctataggatggaccatagcagacatcaaggggataagtccttcatattgtatgcataaaattctgctagaggaagggAGTAAGCCAATTGTGGAACAGcaacgaagactgaatcccatcatgaaggaggtggtgaagaaagaaattctgaaatggctagatgcaggcatcatttatcctatttctgacagctcgtgggtgagccctgtacaatgtgttcctaagaaaggaggtatcactgtggtcgcaaatgaaaagaatgagctcatccctactcgaacagttacaggatggagagtatgcatggattataggaaactgaacaaagccacaagaaaggatcactttcctcttccatttattgatcaaatgcttgacagattggcgggacatgagtatttttgtcttctggatggttattccgggtataatcagatttgtattgcaccagaggatcaggaaaagactaccttcacttgtccatttggcacatttgtttttcgtagagtttcgtttgggttatgtggcgccccggccacctttcagagatgtatgatggctatattctctgacatgattggaaataacgtcgaagtgttcatggatgacttctccgtctttggacactcatatgatgaatgtttaaataatctgcgcgccgtactcaaaagatgcgtagaaactaatttggtgcttaattgggagaaatgtcattttatggtgcgtgaaggcattatccttgggcataaggtctctagcaaaggtctggaggtggacaaggccaaggtgggagtcattgaaaatcttcccccacctaattcggtgaaaggaatccgtagttttctcggtcatgcgggtttttatcggcgattcatcaaggacttttcaaagatatctaagccgttgtgcaatttacttgagaaatatgtgcctttcaaatttgatgatgaatgtttggcagcattcgagactctcaaggagagtttgatcacggcaccagttattacagcaccagattggacagaaccgtttgagatgatgtgtgatgcgagtgattatgcggtaggtgcagttctgggacagcgaaagaaaaatctcttccatgtggtctactatgcgagtaagactttaaatggggcccaattaaactacaccactactgagaaggagcttttggctatagtctttggctttgagaaatttcgatcttatctgcttggtacgaaagtgacagtattcactgatcatgcaacTATTcactatctggtttctaagaaggattcgaagccgagactcattcgttgggtgcttttacttcaagaatttgagttagagatcaaagatagaaaaggtactgagaatcaagtagctgaccatctctctagattggagaatcccgattctacttcacaagataggaagttaatcaatgaatcttttccagatgaacagttgtttgcaattcaggaggaagaaccatggtttgcagatattgtaaactatcttgtcagcaatataatgcctcctaatttgacatccgcgcaaaagaagaagtttctgcatgaggtgaagtggtatatgtgggatgaaccatatttgtttagacagggagctgaccagatcatcaggagatgtatcccgttctgtgagacggaggggatattactagactgccattccacggtttatggtggacactatgaaggtgagaagacggcagctcgtattctgcaagcaggttttttctggcctaccttgttcaaggatgctcatcagtttgttttaaggtgtgatcgttgccaaagaatgggaaatttgtcaaggaaggatgagatgccattaaatgtgatgcttgaagtcgaggtctttgatgtatggggaatcgatttcatggggccttttatctcgtcttgcaataatcagttcatcttgctggcagtcgattatgtctcaaaatgggtcgaagttaaagctttaccgataaatgatgcaaaggcagtgctaaattttcttcataagcaaattttcacaaagtttggaacacctcgggtaatcataagtgatgaaggatcgcatttttgcaaccgtaagttcacttctatgatgcagcgttataatgtgaatcatcgagtagctactgcctatcatccgcaaacaaatggtcaagcggaagtgtctaacagagagataaagcgcattctagagaaggttgtttgtccgtcaaggaaggattggtctttaaagctcgatgaagctatttgggcttacagaacagcatacaaaactccacttgggatgtcaccgtttcagttggtgtacggtaagggatgtcatctaccggcggagcttgagcataaggcctactgggcattgaagaaattgaacctggatttagatgcagctggtaagaaaagaatgcttcagcttaatgaacttgatgaatttcgacttcaagcgtacgagaataacaaaatgtataaggaaaaggtgaagaggtggcacgataggaagctacatcctaagttatttgtgccagggcaacaagttctgttattcaactctcggctccgactttttcctgggaagttgaaatcaaggtggtctggaccttttattgtcaaaactgtgtttccacatggagcggtggaaatttttgagaatgattcggaccaagcattcaaggttaacggtcagcggttgaagcactactatggggacatggcaaaccgagaggtggttagtgccattttgttgactattTGAGAAAgatacggaacgtcaagctaatgacgaaaaaaaagcgctgcgtgggaggcaacccatgaattgttgttacaggaacccttagaagttaataacctatccaaaaacacaaaaaaatcagaaaaaaggggctgaaaatttttttttccagagaccctctgcgcgcccgcgcagaaatgctgagcggccgcgcaggggtcgagttccagaaaaattttttgcagttcagaaaaaaaaagaaaaagaaaaaagaaaacaaacaaaaacacaaaaaaaaccattacagcccataaacccacgaattttTTTCCCtttaccccatgattttatccctcaaccccactcctaatctaatttaacctactccacaccctatatatacatacacctatcctacatatctcccacaacttcctacacttaaaccctctcataaacatcaaaaatcagttcttacacacttttattcacaaatcaatggcacccaagagagcacgcactattgacagcagcagcacagttcctactgctgattcatcaaggggtactgctgcaaggcctcggttaactgacagagccgcggaggaggagtacactaggctgttggggaagccgattctgaaggagagggggtttttaccatcagggagggatggtgagttgttgcccatgattgcagagaaggggtggatagctttttgtgagtcacccgaagcagtaccgatgagtgttgttcgcgagttctacgcgaatgcgaaggctgaaaagaatgggttttctgtagttcgtgggctgacggttgattatcatcctgcggtgattcgccgtgtgattggacagcgagagaggaagcccgaggaggagaactggaatgaaaagactgctgaggactttgacttggatttgatttgtgcgactctctgtcgaccgggcacagtttggaaccgcagtccagccaataatgagtatcgtaactttccggcgatcgccatgaacatgtatgcccgtgcatggaatgcatttatatgtgctaatattttgccttcttcacatgcacacgaggttacagttgagagagcacagttgttgtggggaattctgaatgaggaatactatgtggaccttggtgagtttatctaccgaggaattctgaagtttttgaggggagcaaagcatatgaacatcccttatgcatccacggttacaaagctatgccgagcagtaggagtgaactggccggctcatgagcagttgcagtttccagcagctccgatagattctggcactctgaatgggatgcaggagtggaccggtggtgagcctgaggagcatgggctgggttatcatcttccaggagggcgtccagcacgaggtgctactatggccaggccatggcgtggtgaggctagttcttcgagagctcaggagggtgctgggatgggtgatgcccagtataggaggctttcacggcggatggatgccatgtatgagacgcagagcaggtttgctcaggagctcacccttgcgttagggactgcttttcgaggccttggagctgatatccagtggccagtttttggtgaggactctgcatacccgccgcctgatactccacccactgagggtgatgatgatgactccgagtaggtataccctgtgttcctttctactaccttcactggggacagtgaagattttaagtttgggggtggtagttaaggaatattttgtgtgtgtcatatagctgcatattcatgatagttagttcatatagttgcataatttttgccatatagttttttttatttgtttgtcatatcatatagctcatgcatataccatgatcccttttgcaatgatttatcgactgaattgtgatattgatgcgagtgtagtgatagcattaaagtgatattaagttgtgtaggttgatatgcatgctagaagcacttgtattgtcactaagtcttagagaatgcttaaggactagattgttgttatgatctgattattttcgaggataatctatttattatgcttagaatttgataataggttcttagtggtaaaggcatgaaaaagaaaaaaaaatggagtaaaaatggaatttgttgctagttgtggctaggcgtcaaatggctagtagccggctcgcatgttatgcgagtagtctagggttgaccaagatggagcgaaacgcacttgctcagaaaaaaaaaaaattgcataattgatcaagagtgggctctttggtattcgagttattaagttcttaggggactttgtgcctagtgacctaaggcttttagagtctgggatccgctaacctaacgctcgttacatggataccattgtataagtcttttgtggacctcactcattgcacggtcaaataagcatttgagttgtaaataaaaagcacgattccgtagtaagctccagagttcttgtagtgttgtatatcactttgtgcctagaatttttattctttgtataatcgtaggattgccttgaggatagtctagttatagtaattggtctagttccaaagcatatctgttaagcatttgcacacaccacgtttctggcggtatgtccgtttgcatgagtttattgatctttagtgtctaactgcattcgttgagacgtgacaatttggttggttaattgtagtaagggggatcattgcattttcatatagattgcattcatgcatatttttatttgtttttgagtctgtgacgcttgaggacaagcatcgatttaagtttgggggtgtgataagtggcattttataccacttagaacgtcttaaaatgacttaaattggtgtcttgaaatcaagtattttgtgtatttgatgcgtttttctagtgtttatgcatttcagggtattagttgcatttcggaggaggaatcatcaagaataagccttggcatgtgttcaccattgcgagaggaaaagaacggaCAGATTACGGCGAAAAAACGGAAcaaacatggaatttttccagaagggtcctgcgcgcccgcgcagcaatgctgagcggccgcgcagcagccttgcgcgcccgcgcagaaatgctgagcggccgcgcagggtcggggaaaaagatatattattttagacttctacttctgtttggcttccaacttctatgtaatctgagttttatgggactattatataagtagatttgagacgttttcatagagtattaggaaggagattatgttttagattgtgttttgcaagaagcgaaggagataaggaagaagaccgatttagcacacagcaacgaagaagaagcatatattcttgtgattcttgtttcgttgtaatgttggatgctagttttcttgctttgacttatttgctcttgtgacgtactctgttttaatataatcagtttagttattattttcttgtgtttgtttatcatgattatatatgaacccatgatggcgataagttctattatgggctaatcgtg is a window from the Apium graveolens cultivar Ventura chromosome 1, ASM990537v1, whole genome shotgun sequence genome containing:
- the LOC141708124 gene encoding uncharacterized protein LOC141708124, whose amino-acid sequence is MKIGTVNVHRAMMDTGSSADVLTYDAYKKLGFLDKGLTSTGGHLYGFTGNSIGVKGTIWLPVTLGEEPYMATLIAMFTVVDQACAYNVIVGRPLMRAMGMVTSIHHMTVKFPTPTGVGFLKSCQYESTVCYNHALRAVELENASKETVKPGEGDVLMEEAEGRKRVRAEGHETCNMISIEELPENYFEHMGI